A genome region from Betaproteobacteria bacterium includes the following:
- a CDS encoding tripartite tricarboxylate transporter substrate binding protein: MTRRIAIVCALALSAGAAGAQDYPTKPIRLLVGFSPGGPTDITARLAAQHLSEALGQQVVVDNRPGAGGTVSMTSLTQAAPDGYTLSLCANGEMAISPNLRPNLAYDPLKNVAFISRIGASQLVLVVHPSLPVKSVKELIALAKARPGAINFASSGVGSTAHLASELFKHMAGINIIHVPYKGAGPALTDLIGGQVQMLITGFSGAVPHVKAGRLRALGATGAKRMSAMPQLPTIGETVPGYEVTSWYGIVAPVGTPRAVITKLHGVLAAMVRQPEVSARLVSLGIEPEGSSPEEFAAQTRREIAKWAKVVKLAGVKLD, encoded by the coding sequence ATGACAAGACGCATCGCAATCGTTTGCGCACTGGCGCTGAGCGCCGGCGCCGCGGGTGCCCAGGACTATCCGACGAAGCCGATTCGCTTGCTGGTCGGATTTTCGCCGGGCGGCCCCACCGACATCACCGCGCGACTCGCGGCCCAGCATCTGTCCGAAGCCCTCGGGCAGCAGGTCGTCGTGGACAATCGGCCGGGCGCAGGCGGAACCGTGTCCATGACCTCGCTCACGCAGGCAGCGCCGGACGGTTACACATTGTCGCTCTGCGCCAACGGCGAGATGGCGATCTCACCCAATCTGCGTCCCAACCTCGCGTACGATCCGCTCAAGAATGTTGCGTTCATCAGCCGCATCGGCGCAAGCCAGCTCGTGCTGGTGGTTCATCCGTCGCTGCCGGTGAAATCGGTCAAGGAGCTGATCGCGCTCGCCAAGGCACGGCCGGGAGCGATCAATTTCGCATCCTCGGGCGTCGGCTCGACGGCGCACCTGGCATCGGAGCTGTTCAAGCACATGGCGGGCATCAACATCATTCACGTCCCCTACAAGGGCGCGGGCCCCGCGCTGACGGACCTGATCGGCGGGCAGGTGCAGATGCTGATTACCGGTTTCTCCGGCGCCGTGCCGCACGTCAAGGCCGGCAGACTGCGCGCGCTCGGCGCAACCGGGGCCAAGCGGATGTCCGCCATGCCGCAGCTGCCGACGATCGGCGAGACGGTGCCCGGCTACGAGGTGACGTCGTGGTACGGCATCGTCGCACCGGTCGGCACGCCCCGCGCGGTGATCACGAAACTGCACGGCGTACTCGCCGCAATGGTCCGGCAGCCGGAGGTCAGCGCACGTCTGGTCTCGCTCGGCATCGAACCCGAAGGCAGCTCTCCGGAAGAATTCGCGGCGCAGACGCGACGCGAGATCGCGAAATGGGCCAAGGTGGTCAAACTGGCGGGCGTGAAGCTGGATTGA
- a CDS encoding PepSY domain-containing protein, translated as MQRPAPALLAPGAIRTWSWLHKWSSLVCTLFMLLLCLTGLPLIFHHEIGHLLGTEVEAPAMPPGTPKAGLDRVLEVANARHPDRIVQFASQPEDSTDLWFVTLTPTPEPTEDFRSVAVDARTADILAEPRFDEGFMYVMLKLHVDLFAGLPGKLFLGFMGLLLVIAIVSGIVLYGPFTRRLDFGAVRRGRTSRIKWLDLHNLLGIVTLMWALVVGATGVINTWADLLVKYWQYDQLSTLLAPYRDQPVVASSERASVQRSLDAALANAPGTTLSFIAFPGTAFSSPHHYTFFLRGSAPLTSRLLQPVLVDAETAAITAAPKLPWYLTALLVSQPLHFGDYGGMPMKILWALLDIITIVVLASGLYLWLKKRRNAQGFADESNVAPAGAMD; from the coding sequence ATGCAACGACCTGCCCCGGCCCTGCTCGCTCCCGGCGCCATTCGCACCTGGTCGTGGCTGCACAAGTGGAGCAGCCTCGTCTGCACGCTGTTCATGCTGCTGCTGTGCCTGACCGGGCTGCCGCTCATCTTTCACCACGAAATCGGCCACCTGCTCGGCACCGAAGTCGAGGCGCCGGCAATGCCGCCCGGCACGCCGAAGGCGGGGCTCGACCGAGTCCTGGAGGTCGCGAACGCCCGCCACCCCGACCGGATCGTTCAGTTCGCGTCGCAGCCCGAGGACAGCACCGACTTGTGGTTCGTCACGCTCACGCCGACCCCCGAGCCCACGGAAGATTTCCGCTCCGTCGCCGTCGACGCACGCACCGCCGATATCCTGGCCGAGCCGCGTTTCGACGAAGGCTTCATGTATGTCATGCTCAAGCTGCACGTCGACCTGTTCGCCGGTCTGCCGGGCAAGCTCTTTCTCGGTTTCATGGGGCTGCTGCTGGTGATCGCCATCGTCTCGGGCATCGTGCTGTACGGCCCGTTCACGCGCAGGCTCGATTTCGGCGCAGTCCGGCGTGGCCGCACCTCGCGGATCAAATGGCTCGACCTGCACAACCTGTTGGGAATCGTCACGCTGATGTGGGCGCTTGTCGTCGGCGCGACCGGTGTGATCAACACCTGGGCCGACCTGCTGGTGAAGTACTGGCAGTACGATCAGCTGAGCACCTTGCTCGCGCCGTACCGCGACCAACCCGTCGTCGCGAGCAGCGAGCGCGCGTCGGTGCAGCGCTCGCTCGACGCGGCGCTGGCAAACGCGCCCGGCACGACGCTTTCGTTCATCGCCTTTCCCGGCACGGCCTTCTCCAGTCCGCACCACTACACCTTCTTTCTACGCGGCAGCGCGCCGCTCACATCCCGCCTGCTGCAGCCGGTTCTGGTCGACGCCGAAACGGCCGCGATTACCGCGGCACCGAAACTGCCGTGGTACCTGACCGCGCTTCTGGTCTCGCAACCGCTGCACTTCGGCGATTACGGCGGCATGCCAATGAAGATTCTATGGGCGCTGCTCGACATCATCACGATCGTGGTGCTCGCAAGCGGACTGTACTTGTGGCTGAAGAAGCGGCGCAACGCGCAAGGCTTCGCGGACGAATCGAACGTCGCGCCGGCGGGCGCGATGGATTGA
- a CDS encoding methyltransferase domain-containing protein, translated as MDEAEFDKFAAEYRDLHAANIKLSGENPEYFAEYKIKDIAAELTGANAGLDGRVLDFGAGVGYSVPFFRRHMPAASITCLDVSKRSLAIGAAKHQDEAEFRHFDGTTIPYEAASFDVALASCVFHHVPPGEHIGLLREIRRVLKPGGTLFVFEHNPLNPLTRRAVNTCEFDENAVLIMAPTMRSRMLEAGFGTARIRYRIFFPALLRRLRVLERHLTWLPLGAQYYVCASR; from the coding sequence ATGGACGAAGCCGAGTTCGACAAGTTTGCCGCCGAGTATCGTGACCTCCATGCCGCGAACATCAAGCTGTCGGGCGAGAACCCGGAGTATTTCGCCGAGTACAAGATCAAGGACATTGCCGCCGAGCTTACGGGCGCGAACGCGGGGCTCGACGGGCGCGTGCTCGATTTCGGCGCAGGCGTTGGCTATTCGGTTCCATTTTTTCGCCGCCACATGCCTGCGGCCAGCATTACGTGCCTGGACGTGTCGAAGCGCAGCCTCGCCATCGGCGCGGCGAAGCATCAGGACGAGGCCGAGTTCCGCCATTTCGACGGCACGACCATTCCCTACGAAGCCGCAAGCTTCGACGTAGCTCTGGCGTCGTGCGTGTTTCATCATGTACCACCCGGGGAGCACATCGGCTTGCTGCGCGAGATACGGCGCGTTCTCAAGCCCGGCGGCACCCTGTTCGTCTTCGAGCACAATCCGCTGAATCCGCTGACGCGCCGCGCCGTAAATACGTGCGAGTTCGATGAGAACGCGGTGCTCATCATGGCACCGACGATGCGCAGCCGCATGCTCGAGGCCGGCTTCGGCACTGCGCGCATCCGCTATCGCATCTTCTTCCCGGCCCTCCTGCGCCGATTGCGCGTGCTCGAGCGCCATCTCACCTGGCTGCCGCTGGGTGCCCAATACTACGTATGCGCGAGCAGATAG
- a CDS encoding ChbG/HpnK family deacetylase, producing the protein MGAHHRCSDDAELSRLQALGVRARAAAFEQDHVNAAGTRLIVNADDFGLSPAINRGIVAAHRDGIVTSASVMVNGPAFEHAVALAKENPTLDIGVHLTLTGLGPITSPDTVSSLVDENLRFAPHALDFARRYARGSLVAAEVRTELDAQIRLARAHGLSISHLDSHQHVHALPGIARIVADLASAHAIRVIRYPCERLHAYMFKSLGSARRLAEQLALNAVCTLSALRRLGHPDRFVGFYFGGRLTQGNLETVLRSLPTRGTIELMCHPAEAEPDGPQRQWGYAGPAEGEALAAARIRELIHARGIELIGQRDL; encoded by the coding sequence GTGGGTGCCCACCACCGTTGCAGTGATGATGCTGAACTATCTCGGCTGCAAGCACTGGGCGTTCGCGCACGCGCCGCGGCCTTCGAGCAAGACCACGTGAACGCGGCCGGCACACGGTTGATCGTGAATGCCGACGACTTCGGGCTTTCGCCCGCCATCAATCGCGGCATCGTCGCGGCGCATCGCGACGGCATCGTCACGTCGGCCTCGGTGATGGTCAACGGTCCCGCGTTCGAGCACGCAGTGGCGCTTGCGAAGGAGAATCCGACGCTCGACATAGGCGTGCACCTCACGCTCACCGGGCTCGGGCCCATAACCTCGCCCGATACGGTATCGTCGCTGGTCGACGAGAACCTGCGGTTCGCGCCCCACGCGCTCGATTTTGCGCGCCGCTACGCCCGCGGTTCGCTCGTGGCTGCCGAGGTGCGCACCGAGCTCGACGCGCAGATCCGGCTCGCGCGCGCCCACGGCCTTTCGATCAGCCATCTCGACAGCCATCAGCACGTACACGCGCTACCAGGCATTGCGCGCATCGTTGCCGATCTGGCAAGCGCACACGCGATCCGCGTCATACGCTATCCTTGCGAGCGGCTGCATGCCTACATGTTCAAAAGCCTCGGCAGCGCACGGCGGCTGGCCGAACAGCTCGCGTTGAACGCGGTCTGCACGCTGTCGGCATTGCGGCGCCTGGGGCATCCCGACCGGTTCGTCGGTTTCTATTTCGGCGGAAGACTCACGCAGGGCAACCTGGAGACGGTTTTGCGCTCTCTGCCCACGCGCGGCACCATCGAGCTCATGTGCCATCCGGCAGAGGCCGAGCCCGACGGCCCGCAGCGGCAATGGGGTTACGCCGGTCCGGCCGAGGGCGAGGCGCTCGCAGCCGCAAGGATCAGAGAGCTGATCCACGCACGCGGCATCGAGCTCATCGGCCAGCGCGATCTTTGA